The DNA sequence TTGTTTTGCTTAAGCATCTGTTCCTTGTTTGATGTATTGACTctataatttttgataaatgttCTGCTCTCTCACCTCTCAATTCTTTATACGCGCATTTACCAGTTTCTGCTTTGTGCTTCCATTTGGTTCTAGATGGTAATTAAATTCTGAATGCCGCTTTAGTTTGTCTCTTTGGTGCTAGTATCGATTATTGAATGCGGGATTAGTTGGTTGATTCTAGTAGTAGTTATGGATTCCGACActtcctttccttttctttttgttttgtgcCAAAGATATTAGTGCAGGACTTTCCTTTGCTTGTTCACATTGTGGGCAGTGGCATAAGATAGTTATCTCAGTGGGTTCAAGAAGTAGTCGTTAATAGTTCTTTGGTATGAGCTGTGATTGATTTGCTtgaccttttttattttttggttaaggACTTCGTTGGCCGAAATGTTGCTATTTCATTATGTCATGTACATTCCAATAcgaattactttttaaatcaGTAACAGTTTACTCAAGATGGCATCAGTGCAATAACACAAGCTTAGGATTAATGTGGAACTTCTAACCAGAAAAGAATTGTATAAACTGTAAAATATGTGTAGTTAGAATTGGAGCCAAAATAAACCAcatatttatgttgttttccTGAAATTGCATATGATAGTTGTAGAAGTTGATATACTTTTGTTAATGAAACTGATTAATATGTACTTTTATCTTTGTAGTTGTCTTGTGGTGCTCgaaatagttaataaaaatgttgCCCTGGGTGGGAGCAACTTTTCTCGTGTCAGGGACATATTCAGGGCGTGTGCTTAGATgcttttatagtttaaaaatttgtgaTGTGACTAGGGCTTGCTACTTTTGTTCAATTTGAATGTATCAGacattattctttttgtgGGTTAAAGCTGCCTGTCTTTGGGCAAGGAGTTGGACATGTATCTGGCATTCATATTAGTGTCAGTCATGCAGTTTATACCAATGTGTGTTTCAATCATTTGGTGCTAACTTTGGTTCATTTTCAGTGAAATCCAAGCCAGAGGAATCTGAAGCTAGTCCAGTTGCAGAAACCTTCAACGACTTCAAGCAATTGCTTCTGCCAGTCATAGATCGCACCCCTTATCTTACTGAGGGTACAAAACAGgtatttcttctttctttctgtttcattTGGAGGAATTATTCTTGCATATGGACCGGAATATATGGAAGTGTAGTTTGAATAGAATTTCTTCTGTGTTCTGGTTCAGAGATGTAGAATTTCTTCGTCTTGTTGCAATTAAAATGCCTTCTTGTGTTCATAGAGCAGACTTAGCCCTTTTCCCCTCCAATCATTTCTTTTCGCCATTATTTGTCGTTCTTTCTGATGTTCGCATTATATGTTGACATGCATGTTGCAGAGCTAAGATTGTTGCCATACGCTACTAATCCGTAGTTTTTGACCTTTTTCTTCTGTGGTTGAACTTGTTTATTTAGGCGACAGCAACCACTGCTGCTTTGGCGAAGAAATATGGGGCTGAGATAACAGTTGTAGGTATGACCCATCACACCAACAACTGAGTACTGGTTGGGCTGGGGAGAGGGGGAACTTTCATGTGCTGAGCTTTTAATGGCAGATTCTTGAAATACAGAACTTAACGTCTTTTGCAGTTATAGATGAAAAGGAGAAGGAAACATTGTTGCAGCATGAGACTCAACTAGCTAGTATCCGGTGGCATTTATCAGAAGGTAGGTTTTTGCCTAACTGATACACTTCATTTCACAGAGTTGGTTTTAGTAGGTTCAGCTGGTGAGGTCTCTGTAACATGTTATGCTCTATGAAACTTGCTTTTCCAAAAAGGATCTTTGAAATTCTGAGAGATGAGAATGTTATCTCATTTTTGTGTTTCACTCATTATCTTGCATTGGTTGCATCAAGAAGCATGCTGGACTAATTATGTTCAACGAACTTGCTTCAGTGACAACTACCTTTTGTAAATGATTgcttaacttttttttcttatagatTAAAAAACTCCACTCTTTATGAGaagtttcttgatttgttgtGTGTTGAATGTTTTTCTTTGTGATGGTTGGAGTCTGTTCAAATGTTGCTGCTACAGGTGGGTTCCAAGAATTTAAGCTGTTGGAGCGACTTGGAGAAGGAAACAAGCCAACAGCAATTATTGGAGAGGTTGCCGATGAGATGAATATGGATCTGGTCATTATGAGTATGGAGGCCATCCATTCCAAACATGTCGATGCAAATCTGCTGGCTGAGTTCATTCCATGTCCCGTTTTACTTTTGCCACTGTGACATGGGAAAATGGACACATGAAGCTGATGATATTAGGCTCTTGAATTTACAGATGAAAACAGAGGGGTGTGGAGACTTGTGGAATCCAGAAATGAGAAAGGGTTTTCCATTTCCAACTCGTTAGACTCCAATTTTTGGGATCTTGTATGCAAGTTGGAGTTGAGGATGTATTTATTGGAATAATGGCAATGTTTGTTGATTTTGATCTCCTCTTTACAGTAAAATTGTGAAAACTGTGTTGGGTTCTTCATTCTTTACTCTTTATTACTGTTAATGAAGTACACATATACGCACCTGTCTGTCTGTGTGTGCGTATAGagagatgaagatgaagagagATGGTATTctctgaaaattttgtttggtaTCATCTGCCTGAAATATGCATCAAATTCAGGTCAAGAAACTCTAAGACTCCAAGGATCAAATTCAGGTTGGTCTATGCCAACAGGAAATTTGATATGATATTTGACAAATGAATACCTCTCTTCTGCCCAATTTtcaatactaatttaatatttcgttgattatttaattacataaactagccaaaatataaaaatggatgattaattacaaataaggACATTTTATCTGattcatattttgtttataaatataattactctAACGtcttcaatattaataaatagtaaattatagcAGGATTAATTCTTTCCACATGctacaaattcaaatactaATTCTAATTCTAATCTCTGTCCTCatctattttgattaattactacttattattattaagtaatcATTAGAACATAAAGACTCTTAAaagaatcaaataataattaaaaaacataaacaattaATAGAGATTATTTTCGGACTATATtaacgttttttttttctttttaagcaaAAGAATAAGAGTTAGGGAAGTgctaataatttaagttaaaaaagaaTCGTCGTTGCATTACGCTGTCCATGACCGGCCCCCCCGCGCGAACCAATGTCTGCTTCAAAACCACCAAAACCGCTAAATATAACCACCGCCGCCCTCCACCTCGCCGCCCTCTCCTCCCTCTCCCTGCCGCCACAGCCCCAACCCACTTTTCCCCTTGTCCCTCCCCCTGCCTTTATCCCCCACTCGAAACTCATTCCAAAAACCCGCTTCATCGTCGACGGCTTCAAACACGCCGACCCCAATTTCTCCGTCTCTTACTTCCTCTCTCACTTCCACTCCGACCATTACACGGGTCTCTCTCCGCAATGGTCCAACGGCATCATTTATTGCTCTTCCATCACTGCTAATCTCCTCCACCAAATCCTCAAAATTCCTCAACCCTTCATTTTCCCCTTACCTCTCTCCCAACCCGTGATAATTGATGGCGCCGAAGTTTGGCTCGTCGACGCGAATCACTGCCCTGGGGCAGTTCAGTTCTTGTTCAAGGTCCCAGGGAGCTGTGATAGGGGTGCAGGTAGTAGTGGTGTTGTTACATTTGAGAAGTATGTCCATACTGGTGATTTTAGGTATTGTGATGAAATGAAGAACGAGAGTGCAGTTTCTGAGTTTATTGGTGCTGATGCTGTGTTTTTGGATACAACTTATTGTAATCC is a window from the Sesamum indicum cultivar Zhongzhi No. 13 linkage group LG15, S_indicum_v1.0, whole genome shotgun sequence genome containing:
- the LOC105177909 gene encoding uncharacterized protein LOC105177909, whose protein sequence is MRFLGFSQPTRLQVSSSLRRARYFLESSPMALAHCPLALPPETTEPVLRRTSILTRPLTVLSSPISRKLRARNFSFSPKLLRTSLQVKSKPEESEASPVAETFNDFKQLLLPVIDRTPYLTEGTKQATATTAALAKKYGAEITVVVIDEKEKETLLQHETQLASIRWHLSEGGFQEFKLLERLGEGNKPTAIIGEVADEMNMDLVIMSMEAIHSKHVDANLLAEFIPCPVLLLPL